The genomic stretch CAGCGGGCTGCTCCAGGCGCAATAGCAAGCGCCCCACCCGCCACAGCAAAAAGGCCCGCTCTGGAGCATGAACCAAGGCTTTTTCTAACGCCTGAATTCTTTCAGCCATAGACTTCGCATCTTGTGGATTGCCTTCCAAGGCCACATCCTGGCTCAACCACGCCTGCGCATTGTCACCCTCCAGTTCCTGCAATCTTCGGGCATGCCGGTGCGCTTCCGCCGGGTCGCCCAGGGCACTTTTAACACTTACTGTGAGAAAATGCAGAGCACTTTTGTCGGGCTCCAAGGTCAGTCCCGTTTTCAAATGCTCCTCCGCCAACCGGAAGTCACAACACTGCATGGCCACCTGTGCCGCCAGTTCATGATGGAAGGCATGTTCAGGATCCTCCTTCAACAGGCAATCCACATGGATGCGTGCCTCACTCCCCCGCCTCAAGCGAATCAATGCCAATGCAGCAGCCCTGTGGGCCACCTCATCTGCGGGAGACTGCTCCATGCGTCGCCTGGCTACCTCCAAAAGTCTTTCCCACTGGGATGCATCGGCCAGGTGCCGCACGACCCGCAGGAAACGGTCAATCTCTGGATTGAGGTCATCGCCGGGCTGAGGGGGCATGGAGTCCATTTCTATCACAGCTACCCCATGGCTAAAACCTATTTTTACGGCCAGGAAAAGCATCCATACCTAACAAAAAGCATTTCAACAAACTCACTTGCAGGCCAGGCTCTATTCAGACAGCAAGACAGAAGTGCATTGACCGTGCTTTGTTTCCCTGGAAGCCAGTTATACTATGTGGCATCATCTGCGTTACATCAAAACGGCCCTTTGGGGTCCTTTTCACCCCTTCCCGTCCCTCACTTCCCCGGTATTGACCTGGGTGAAGTGGCGACCCCTACGAGATTTGAATTGCCATCTTGCCAAGCCTTGAAAATCAAGGGTTTGCACTTCTGTAACGCCGGGCTGTGTGACAGGGCGTTGTTACAAATTGCGTTGTAAAATCGCAGAGACAAACTCAAAATGCAGGTTTATTCATTTGAACAGTATTTTGGTTGTGTTTTTCAAACTTGCTTTCAGCCGGATTCTTAACCCATTTTAGGACCTCATATTTAATCCTTTCCATGAGCCTCAAAGAGAAAACCGTTAACTACCGTCGTTGTGTTGCCTCAGGCAGATTAATTTGAGGGAGCAAACACAATGCTGTTTTTGCTGGCGCAATACCCTCCTTGTCAACGTGGCTCCCGAAATCGCGCCGGTGAATTATGCGGGGTTCAACGTCTCCGCTGAGCCAACGCTTGCACGTTTACGAGTTCATTCAACCTATCCTGTTGCGCCAGAACTTCGCCAGCATAGCGCCAGACAGGGCTAGGGACATAAGAGCGGGAGCGCGGGCGTGAGGGCTGGAAAATGCCATTCTCCACAAGCCGAATGATGGCAGGTCGCAAGGGGCTGTTCCGAACTGTGGTCAACCGACTATGAACGCTGAGAGCTTCCAGCAAGGACTGAGCGTGAGAATAGTTGCCATGCACGGCGTGAACGATTTCACAAACGAGAGCAAGGGGGCTGCGGCACTGGCTGAAATGCACAGGGCGTTGCGGATGAACGAAATCAAGAAAGCCGTTCACTGTCTCCGCCGCATCTGTCCTCGCTGCGGAAAGCAGGGCGGTAATCTCGGTGGTGCTGCTGAATCCACGCCGGGAACGTTCCAAGGAGTGTTCGACTTCAAAGCGGACACGCCTGTTTGTCTTGGCGTAGATTCTAAGCCGTGTTCCCGCCGTCACGGAAAAGGAAAGGCCGAGTGAGTGTCCATCGGTGGCGGTTTCAAAAATCTGGCTCCTCACTTGGCCGCCGAATTGCAATGCCTCGCGTTGCAGGCTTTGGACAAGTCGGAGCGGTTCATCATGCCAGAACTCCCAATAGGTTTCCACCTGTTGCAGGCTGCCAGACAGGGCTGCCTGCGTTGCTGCCATGTCTGGAGACAAGGAGGCAGCTCTTTGAAACTCGCTGGCAATTCGGGCATGGAGGCTTGAAAGAAAACGAACGGGAGCGCTGCGGGCTTGATCGTCATTCCATCCAACGGCCCCGGACTCATCGGCTGGAAACCAGTTATCGTTCCCATCCAGGCTATGCTCTCCGTTTGTTGGCGGGCGGAAGTATTCAGAGTGGCGGAAAACGTCCTGATTCGGCCCCAAATCAAGACGGCGACGGAAACCGCGCTGCCGCATGTAGCGCGTGGCGTTCAACGTGGCCGTTGCCTCGCCATAGACGGCATTAACACCCGCCCCGTCTCGAATGCCTCTAAGATGTAGCTTCACCTGTGGGAGCATCGCGGGAATTGGGTGGCGAAATCCAGGCAATTCGATTGCACGGCTCCTGAAGCTAACGCGGTCACTTGCCCGCCCCTCCGGCCTGCCGAAAACGATTCCGAAAGCGCCAGCGGTGCGAGTTTGCCGGAGTGACATTGCAGGCACGGACAACAGTGGTGAAAACGTTTGCACCGTTGCAAGGGGTGTTTCCCCCACAATCTCCCGTAAAGCTGTCCAGCCTCTCAAGCGTGCCGTGATACGATCATGGAGAGCGTTTTCTGCTGTGACTGTGATTCCGTGGCTGTAGGCGGCTATGCTTCCCATGTCGTTTTTCCCCTGATTTGCGCCCCATCTCTACAGAGGGGGCCGGGAAAATGCCACCGGGATCAATTCGCCAGCGTTTCCAGACGCTTCAAGAGGCGGTGAACGCTGGTGGAGTGCCAGCTTTTACCCGTGGGAGTCGGGATTTTGCGAGCGTTCAGGGCATCGGCAATCCCGCGCACCGTAGTAACGCCTGCGGCTGTCATCTCATCCAGCACGGGCTTCAACATGAGGGCTGTTTCTTTGGCTTTGGCGTGGTTTTCAGCGCCCAAGATGGCCCCATGCGTGCCGAGCTTCACGCCGCGAGCCTTGGCGCTGGCAAGGGCCGCTTTCGTGCGGGAGGAAATAGCGCGGGCTTCTTCCTCTGCCACGGCGGCGAGAATGTGAACCGTGAGGCGGTTGGTAGTCGGATTGTCCACGGCGACAAAATCAGTTTTGGACTCCATCAGACCAGAGATGAAGTGAAGGTTTCGCGCCAGCCTGTCCAGCTTGGCAATCACGAGCTTGGCCTTTTGCTTTTTGCACGCCGCAAGAGCTGCCGCCAGTTGAGGGCGGTTTTTGCGTTTGCCGCTCTCTACCTCTGTGAACTCGCCAGCCAGTTCCCAGCGGCCCCCGTTCAGGTAGCTTTTCACGGCTTCGCGCTGGGCATCCAGCCCAAGGCCGCTTTTGCCCTGCTGGGCTGTCGAAACTCGATAATAGGCGATGAATTTGCCGTCCATGTTCACACATATACGGTCGTTTATGTGTGAACACAATCATGATTTTGCTTCTTTTCGGGCTTTCCATGTCTCCATGACAAACGAGGCGAGGGTGTGCGCCGCATTCACTGAAAATCGCGCATGACGGGGAGAGATTCGGTAGGCACCCTTTTCCCTTCCGTGGGCGCTCCCGGCATGGGTTCTAAAGGCGGCAATGCCTTCAACGATGCTGAAAAGGCCAGAAAGAATCCGCTTCAAATCTTGATCGTGTAGTTGATCCGGTGACAAGCCAATATGCTTGGCTGTCACGCTCCAAAGCGGTGAAAGAGTTTTGCTTGTAGGCCAAGCCAAAGACTCGTCCTCAATGTATGCTTTGCACAGAGATTCCAACAAACTGCAAGCCGCCGTCACGGCAGCGGGTGGGTCTTGATCCACGGTTTTTAGCGCTCGTTCGACCTCTATTTCGATTTCCGCGAAGTTGCCCTCTTTGATGTGCTCAATCAGTGTTTTAGAAGAGGCTCCAATTCCAGCCGTGAGAAGCTTGCCGCCCTTGGCGTATGACATGCCATTGTCTGCCAAGAACTGAATCAGGCGCGTTTTCTCTTTCGCCTTGTCTTCATCTGTGTGGAGATTACGCGTGAAGTCGCACTCCATGAATTCTTCCAAGATTTTGCCGAGAATGACTACAGCGGCTCCAGGATCACGTTCGCTTTCCTGCAAAAGCCAGCGTGTGATTTCATTCTCACAGTTGGGGTTTCCTTCTGGCGGGTTGGTCCTCGCGCCCGCCCCACAAAGAAGAGCATGGATTTCACGGTGGCTGTAATAGTAGCGTCCCAAGATGTTGCCAACCACTCGGGCCAGTGCGTGAGAAATGCCTTGCTGCATGTTCTAAAAAGGGTCGGACCTGATTCTAAACAAGGCCAAGGTATGCGGCCAAAAAGTCGGCGAGTCCTATTTTGTGTTTATTAGCCCTCGTTTTTTGGCCGGAAAATCGAAGGGGGGTGTTAGTTTTTTTTGAAAAAGCTCTCCATAGAGAAGGGCACGGGGTGATCCTCCTGATTCCGGTAGATCAAGCCGACGAATTGAAGAAACTGCGCCTTGTCCCGCAGAATGCTGTTCACGGTGCGGATGGCTGCCACCTTCGCCATGCCTTCGCTTTCCTCTGCCGCCTTCATGGCTTTGGCATAGAGCGTTTCCAGCCGTGCAAGATGATCGTTCACCATCTCTTTCTCAGCAGGCCGTTCATAGACGGTGGAGAAGTCGCCTTTGATTCGCTTGATGCTGCGGGACACCCAAGCAGGGTCTTTGCCCATCGTGCGGGCAATGTCTGCGGCACTGCTGCCCTGCATCATCAAATCCCACAAACGGCAGAGGTCCACACGGGCCTGATAGGCACGCGGAGACAGTCCACGCGGACGCTGCCCCGGACTCATTGCAGACAGGCCGCGACGTGGTGAAATCGTGCCGCCATTTGCGCCATTTTGATTATTCGCGCTCATACCCTTTTTCTTGATCGAAACGAGCCTAACAATAGGCTTGAAGCGTTGAAAAATCAACGATTCGCCGCATTGATTGAGATGATTTTTGATGATCGAAAACAGCATTGCGCGGGTTTCATTTCGTCCCGCTATGCTTCGATCAAGAAGGGCTTTTTTTACTGCTCCAAAACGTTCACCACTTGGAAGGTTGGAAGCATCTTCACGAGTCCATTTTGCAGGATGAACTTTCGCCGGCCTCGATAGATCAACGCGCCCAAATTCAGCGGATCATCTTCATGGTATCCGTCCTTTGTGAGCTGCTGATACAGCTTGTTTGGATCATCGTAGCCAGCTTCAAAGGCAACCTCGCGCACAACGGCAAACGTGAAGTGTTCGCGCACAGTCAAGACACCCCTGTAAATCAAGCTGTTCTCTGTGACTGAAACCAGGTCACAGGGGTTGCTGTCCATTCCCAAAGCGGCGGGCATCACGAGACACTGTTTCACCGCATCATCGGCAACGTCTCCGTGATAGAGCGCCGCCACGATATGAATCAGGCTCTTCACTTCAACGCCCGCAATCTCGTTGGTAATGGAACTGTTGAGCACATACGGGAAATCAGCCTTCCGAACGCTTTTGGATGGCTTGGCTTTGCTCGCTGCTTCTGCTGCGGTGCCGTTGTTTGCCACGGTGGCCGCTGGATGATTGAGCGGCAGCAAATCGCCTTCCATGATCCAGAACCGGCCCGCCTTGAGCTTTCCGCTTCCCTCCATCGCCTCCACCATCACAGCGTCCATCGGCCCGCCTCTTTGTAGCACGCGAACTTTTACATTGCTTCCGGCAGTCCAGACCTTGCCCGCGTTGTCCAGGCGCTCCAAGGCTCGCGTTCCGGCCTCGCCTCCCTTGTCTGACTCTGCTTCTATGATCTTGAGCGTTTCCGTGTCTGCATAGAGCACGGCCTCTTTGAGAATGACGCCATTGGCTTTCGGGGCAGTGCTTTCCGCCGCGTGAGAGGCTATCGAATGGAGGGCGAGAAACAGGAGCAAGCGTTTCATGGGCGGTTCACTTGGCGTTCAGAGTTTCAAGCGCTTTCAAACTCTCTGCGATGGCCTCCTTGTCCGTGCGGATCATCGGTGTTTCGGCCCCATCGCTTGCCAGATACTTGAGCCAAAGCCCTTCGATGAAAACGGCGGCTCTGTGCGAATAGGCAAAGTCTGCGGCTGCCTCCTGCTGAATCTGCTTCACGCGAGCCATCGCGCTTTCACGGAAGGCTTTCAATTCCCGCCCGGCTTTCGCCGCTCCCTCCATGTCGTTCGTGTCCTTTCGCATTGCCAGGGCAGGCCGCAAGGCTTCAAGCTGCCGATAGATGCTCAAAAGCTCTTTCCGGTATGCCTCCTTTTGAGCCTCTGACAGTCCGCCAGACGTGGCCGCTGGTGCTGTGGCGTCTTTGCCCTGCGCTGGCGTTTCTGGCTTGTCTGCGGGCCTTATGGCTGGCACTGCCGCCGTCTCCTTCTCCGGGGCTGGGCAAAGAATGGCAATGGCACCCAAGATCACAAGCAAGCTCAAGCAGCCCATGCCAGCCGCTTTCCGTGCGGGTGAAACTTCCGACTTCTTGGCAGGCTGCGAAATGCAAAGCGAAGCGAGAACGTCACCAATAGGCCGCCAGTCTTGACCACCTTCTGCAACGATTTGCACCTCTGGCCCAAGCTGGCCCGATTGTTTGAGGCGTTGAAGCTCCGAGAAAGAAATAGGCCCGATGGCTTGCCCGTTGTGAGCATAAAACCAATTCTGGCTCTCCTGTGAAAATGCGGCTGTCTGTGTCATGGCGGGAATCGTTCGGGATTCCCCCTTTGGCACGAGCGCCAAAGGTGGCCGGAGAGTTTAGAAACCGCCGTTAGACAGTCACGACGGCCTTTAAGCCGTGAGGCTCTGGACATACGCCGCCGCCTCCCGGCCATTGTGCATGGTCGTGAAGCGGCGTGTTTGCGGCACACGCCCGCCGCTAACGGTCGGGATTCTAAAGCCCCGGTTCAGGTCTCCCCGAACACTTCAATTCTTGAGCACATCCGTTTCCGAGTAAAGGCGGAATCACACTCTTTCCGGCAGCTTTGCCCGCACGGTGGCCTTGATGCGGGGGCGTGGCAGGTGAGAGAGGTTCAGCCCCTCGTATTTCACGCGTTCAAGGTGACGTGCCAGATAGGGCAGCAAGCGCCCGCCATAGGACGTTTCAGCGCTGCTCTTGTCTGTCCAGCCTCCAAGCCTCCGCAACGCATCCTGTGGAATTTCCGCCTCGCGCATTGCATCGGTGAACGTGTGCCGGAGAGAGTGGAAGCACTGGCTGCGACCCTGTTTCACGCCCACATCCCACAAGTAGCGATTGAAGCGCTTCGAGTAGTTGTGAGAGCGGTTTCCATACGTCTTGCCGCGTGTGGCATCCGGGAAAAGCTCTGTGGCCTCTGATTGCCTGACAGACTCCACATAGCGAAGGAATCCCAGGCGCTCCAGTTCCGGGTGAATAGGAATGGTGCGAACGCTCTGTTTTGTCTTCAATGACTGCTCTTCACCTTCACGAATCCGAATGCACTTCACGCCGTCTGCTTCCGTGATGTCAGAGGGCAGAAGTTGCAAGATTTCCTCCATGCGCATTCCCTCAAAGAGAGCAATCAAAGGCGACCAATACTCATGCGGGCGCAAAGGATGGTTCACCGTGAAAGCCGCGTCTGGCTGGTTGGCAAATCGTTGATAAACCTCGCCTGCAAAGATGCGGTTCAATTCGTCTGCGGAAAATGACTTTTCCCCTTCGGTCTTTGCTTCGCCTTCCAGGGCGAGGCCATCCGCTGGGCTTTGCGCAAGAAGCAGTTCCTTCACGGCAAACCTGAACAGGCCGGAAATCATCGTCATGCGCTTGTTGAAAGTAGCCCTCGCCATCGGCTCCTTGCCTTCACGTTTCGCCTGCGCCACGGATTCCCGCAACGTCTTTCCAGGGTAGAGCGTGCCAGCGTGCGCGGGAAGCTGCATGTAAAGCTCCTGAATCTCCCGCATCTGCTCGCGAGTGATGGCCGCTATCGGCGTTTCTGTCCCCAACATTTCGCGGAGCACGCCACACACCAGGGCAAATTCGTCCCGTGTCTTTGGCTTCAAATCGTTGCGCTTTGGGTCTTTGCTGAATCGTTCAATCAGGGAATCCAGCGAGACGGAAGAAGCGGCTTTTGCGGCATCCTTGACCATCGGCGCAAGCCTCAAAGCCAGGTGCTCCATAGCGGGAGGCTGGCCCGTGCGGAGAAATGCGACTGCGAGCCTTCGCACGGCAAGAGTGCCCTCTAAAATCAGGCTCCCGAACTCCGCGTAGGCATCCCATGCCGAATGCGAGCGGCGAAGTGTCATGTAGCCGCCTGCATCTTCGATGATCTGCCGCCGTAGTGCTGCCAAGCGTTGTTCTTGGAACACTTCGCCGGAAATCAGGGCTTCAATCTCCGTTTCCAGCTTCTCCGCCTCCTGCTGGCGTTCTGTGCCATTCATCAGCGCGGGGCGCTTTTGGTATTTGTCCAGCCATGCTTGCCACTCGCCAGCAAACCAGCGGTGCGCCAGCGTCACCAGTTCAGCGCGTGAGAACTGCTCTACGGGCCGCCGCTTCAAACTGTCCTTTGCGCCCGGATTCTCGCGCTGGCTTTCGGTGAAAACGTTTTCATCGCCTGCCGCCTTCTTTCGCTGCTTCGCTTCTTCAAGCAGGCGCTCTGATTCCATCCATAGGCCGTGGTGCGCCTTCCGCGCATCCGGCAGCTTGTCTGTCTTGAGGGAAATCACGAACTCACGCCGGTTCCCAAAGTTTACGAAGTCCCGCAAGTCCTTTGGAATGGGACGGCGGAAATACCAGACGCCATTTTCAGGGCGCTTTTGGAGATACATTTTCGAGGGCTTCATTTTGCCCTATCGTTACAGCGCGTCGTTACATTCGGGAAGCGCTAAGCCTTGAGCATCAAGGCTTCCGTTGATTCTCAAGCCTTTGGCTTGAGAGTGGCGACCCCTACGAGAATCGAACTCGTGTCGCATCCGTGAAAGGGATGTGTCCTAACCGCTAGACGAAGGGGTCATGCTCAGTTTGAGCGGGCCGATATAATGCGCGGGCCGATCATCGGCGCAAGTGGTTTTTGTCGTTTTTTGGAAATCTTTTTTGGCGGTGTCGGATAAACCCGAGAAGACCTCGACAGCAGGCCATCATCCACAGCTTGATTGCTTGGATGCAAAGGAATCCGTTCGCCGCTCATGTCCGGGCATAGGCATCCCCTTTCGTGGTTCATCACGATCTGATGTTTTAAAGGATCCGGCTTGGGACCGGAAGGTGCGAGACTAACCGCCCAGGCGGAAGCCTTTGCCAAACTTGCTCTTCGGCAGCTTGCCACCAGGCATCATGCCTTTCGGCATCTGAGGCATGCCGCCAGGGCCGCCACCGCCAAAGAGACCACTGGCCATCTGGGCCATGGCGCTCTTGTTCTTCATCAGGCCTCGCATCATCTCGAACTGCTTGAGGAGCTGATTGATCTCCACCACGGGCCGGCCACAGCCTTTGGCGATGCGCTTGCGGCGGCTGCCATTGATGATGTCGGGCTTGGAACGTTCCTTGGGCGTCATGGAAAGGATGATCGCCTCCACATGCTTCATGCGCTTGTCATCCACACCGGGCATGCCCTTCAGCTTGTTCATGCCTGGAATCATGCCGAGCAGGCCCTCAAGAGGCCCCAGCTTTTTCATGAAGCGGAGCTGGCCGAGGAAGTCATTGAAGTCGAATTTGTTCTCCTCCAGACGACGCATCATTTTCATGGCGTCCTTTTCGTCAATCTCCTGCGCGGCCTTCTCCACCAAGGAGACGACATCGCCCATGCCGAGAATGCGCTGGGCCATGCGGTCCGGGTGGAAGACTTCGAGCTGATCCACCTTTTCACCGACACCGATGAACTTGACCGGGCATCCCGTGACCTGGCGCATGGAAAGCAGCGCACCGCCACGGGCATCGCCGTCCAGCTTGGTCATGATGAGGCCGGTGATGGTCACCGTCTCATGGAATTTTGAGGCGACAGCGACTGCCTGCTGCCCCGTAGCCGCATCGGCCACCAGCAGAGTTTCATTCGGCTGCACCAGGTCACGAACCTTTTTGAGCTCGCTCAGCAAAGCATCATCCACTTCTTGGCGACCCGCAGTATCGAAAATGGCAACACCACTGCCCTGCTGATCCAGCCAGGCCAAAGCGGCACGGGTGGCGCGAACGACATCCGTCTCACCAGCGGCTGGCACGCAAACAGGCACGCCGAGCTGCTGGCCGAGAACCTGGAGCTGGGTCACCGCAGCCGGACGGTAAAGGTCGAGGGCGATGAGCAACGGGCGTTTGCCCTGCTTTTTCAACCAATTGGCCAATTTGGCGGAGGTGGTGGTCTTCCCTGCCCCGTTCAAACCGACCATCAGGATGCGCTGCGGTGGACCCAGATCCAGTTCGGACGCTCCACCGCCGAGGATTTTCTCCAACTCGTCGTGGAAGATTTTAACGATCTGCTGCCCAGGCGTCACGGTCTTGAGCACCTCTTCCCCCAGAGCCCGCGTTTTGACGGCCTCAACCAGGTCCTTGGTGACCTTGAAATCCACATCCGCTTCCAGCAAGGCGAGACGGATCTCCCGCATCGCATCGGAGACGTTGGATTCGCTGATCTTGCCCAGACCGCGCAGCTTGCGGAAGGCATCTTCGAGTTTGTCAGTGAGGGCAGAAAACATGGAAAGAGAAGCTTTATTCATCGGTGCTTCTGGCCTGCGTCGCAAGCAGGGATTCCAGGACAGCCGCAGGCTATCCATGCCTGCCTGTGGCTTACGATGCCAATGGCGGGCAAAAGTTCAGCAGCTCGATCTCGACCGCGTGTTTCTTTTCAGGCTGCACCTCGACGATGCTAAGACTGCCGTACTCAATGTTAAAATGGGCCATGTATTTCAAGGGCTGTTCCATCAACAGGGCCAGGATGACCCGGATGATGCCGCCATGACAAAAGATGGCCACCCGACGATGTGGGTTTTCCTGAAGGATTTTGAGCAGCGCTGGCTGCACACGCTGGGCCAAAGCTGCGGCTGTTTCGCCGTTCGGGATGCCCGGATTCTCAATGATCTCCAGCCAATCAAAGGCGCTCACACCAAAATGCTCCTGGATGCCGTCCCAGCGGTACCCCGTCCAGTCGCCAAAATCCACCTCGCGCAGATCCGGCACAAGGATGGGCTGCAGCCCTTTGGCAGCGGCCAGAGGGGCCAGCGTCTGCTGCACGCGGACCATCGGGCTGGCGTAAAGGGCATCCAAGGGAGTATCCGCCAGCCAGCGAGCCACGGCGGCCCCATGCTGCTGCCCGAGGGATGAAAGCTCCATGTCAATGCGGCTGCCACCAAAGACTTGGTGGTAACGCTCCTCCACCTCGCCATGACGGATGAGATAGAGCTGGGTAGGATGGTTGGGCAGGTGCGATTTCAAAGCGCCGTTTCCATCGTCCAAAGCCAGGAAACGATCAAGGTTCCAGGGCATAAAAAAAGCGGCGACTCGTGAGAGCCGCCGCTATGATTTGAAATCAAACGTTACTGAATGAAGTAAAACTGGCGGGTATTCAGCGCGGCCCAAAGGGCATCGCCTTTGCCGACGGAACCCTTGCCTTCCACCACAGGTTTCAGCAGTTCCTGCTCTTCAGCGGTCGCCTTGCGGCTGAAAAGGGAGAGGTAAACGGTATCGATGGTCTGCTCGGTGGTTTCGGCACGACGCAGGGCGCGGGAAATCATCGTATAAGGATTCAACAGTTGAGTGAATGTTTTGCCATTCAGCAGCATGAGAGCCTGGCCGACGCTGGCTTCGTCATTGCTGTTTTCGACCAGCTCACGATCGCTCTGACCGAACTCGCGCAGGAAGTGGCCGTTCGGAGCCGGGCTGCGCAGATCCGCCGCACGGACCATGAAAGTATCCCGGTAGTTTTCCC from Prosthecobacter algae encodes the following:
- a CDS encoding site-specific integrase, which translates into the protein MKPSKMYLQKRPENGVWYFRRPIPKDLRDFVNFGNRREFVISLKTDKLPDARKAHHGLWMESERLLEEAKQRKKAAGDENVFTESQRENPGAKDSLKRRPVEQFSRAELVTLAHRWFAGEWQAWLDKYQKRPALMNGTERQQEAEKLETEIEALISGEVFQEQRLAALRRQIIEDAGGYMTLRRSHSAWDAYAEFGSLILEGTLAVRRLAVAFLRTGQPPAMEHLALRLAPMVKDAAKAASSVSLDSLIERFSKDPKRNDLKPKTRDEFALVCGVLREMLGTETPIAAITREQMREIQELYMQLPAHAGTLYPGKTLRESVAQAKREGKEPMARATFNKRMTMISGLFRFAVKELLLAQSPADGLALEGEAKTEGEKSFSADELNRIFAGEVYQRFANQPDAAFTVNHPLRPHEYWSPLIALFEGMRMEEILQLLPSDITEADGVKCIRIREGEEQSLKTKQSVRTIPIHPELERLGFLRYVESVRQSEATELFPDATRGKTYGNRSHNYSKRFNRYLWDVGVKQGRSQCFHSLRHTFTDAMREAEIPQDALRRLGGWTDKSSAETSYGGRLLPYLARHLERVKYEGLNLSHLPRPRIKATVRAKLPERV
- a CDS encoding histidine phosphatase family protein, translated to MPWNLDRFLALDDGNGALKSHLPNHPTQLYLIRHGEVEERYHQVFGGSRIDMELSSLGQQHGAAVARWLADTPLDALYASPMVRVQQTLAPLAAAKGLQPILVPDLREVDFGDWTGYRWDGIQEHFGVSAFDWLEIIENPGIPNGETAAALAQRVQPALLKILQENPHRRVAIFCHGGIIRVILALLMEQPLKYMAHFNIEYGSLSIVEVQPEKKHAVEIELLNFCPPLAS
- the ffh gene encoding signal recognition particle protein, with amino-acid sequence MFSALTDKLEDAFRKLRGLGKISESNVSDAMREIRLALLEADVDFKVTKDLVEAVKTRALGEEVLKTVTPGQQIVKIFHDELEKILGGGASELDLGPPQRILMVGLNGAGKTTTSAKLANWLKKQGKRPLLIALDLYRPAAVTQLQVLGQQLGVPVCVPAAGETDVVRATRAALAWLDQQGSGVAIFDTAGRQEVDDALLSELKKVRDLVQPNETLLVADAATGQQAVAVASKFHETVTITGLIMTKLDGDARGGALLSMRQVTGCPVKFIGVGEKVDQLEVFHPDRMAQRILGMGDVVSLVEKAAQEIDEKDAMKMMRRLEENKFDFNDFLGQLRFMKKLGPLEGLLGMIPGMNKLKGMPGVDDKRMKHVEAIILSMTPKERSKPDIINGSRRKRIAKGCGRPVVEINQLLKQFEMMRGLMKNKSAMAQMASGLFGGGGPGGMPQMPKGMMPGGKLPKSKFGKGFRLGG
- a CDS encoding abortive infection family protein: MQQGISHALARVVGNILGRYYYSHREIHALLCGAGARTNPPEGNPNCENEITRWLLQESERDPGAAVVILGKILEEFMECDFTRNLHTDEDKAKEKTRLIQFLADNGMSYAKGGKLLTAGIGASSKTLIEHIKEGNFAEIEIEVERALKTVDQDPPAAVTAACSLLESLCKAYIEDESLAWPTSKTLSPLWSVTAKHIGLSPDQLHDQDLKRILSGLFSIVEGIAAFRTHAGSAHGREKGAYRISPRHARFSVNAAHTLASFVMETWKARKEAKS
- a CDS encoding recombinase family protein produces the protein MDGKFIAYYRVSTAQQGKSGLGLDAQREAVKSYLNGGRWELAGEFTEVESGKRKNRPQLAAALAACKKQKAKLVIAKLDRLARNLHFISGLMESKTDFVAVDNPTTNRLTVHILAAVAEEEARAISSRTKAALASAKARGVKLGTHGAILGAENHAKAKETALMLKPVLDEMTAAGVTTVRGIADALNARKIPTPTGKSWHSTSVHRLLKRLETLAN